The Polyangiaceae bacterium genome includes a region encoding these proteins:
- a CDS encoding ribulose-phosphate 3-epimerase, protein MSREVRIAPSILSADLGRLADEIQSVEAGGADWIHVDVMDGRFVPNITLGPVVVKAARAATKLPLDVHLMIVEPERYVEAFAAAGADVISVHVEASTHLQRTLAEIRRLGKKAGVVLNPHTHESAIEYVLDDLDLILVMSVNPGFGGQSFLPAVLPKISALRAMIDRRKLSIDLEVDGGVAPDTAARVAGAGADVLVAGSAVFGQTDRAAAIARIREQVS, encoded by the coding sequence ATGTCCAGAGAGGTCCGCATCGCGCCCTCGATTCTGAGCGCGGATCTAGGGCGCTTGGCTGACGAGATCCAGAGCGTGGAGGCCGGTGGGGCCGACTGGATTCACGTCGACGTCATGGACGGGCGCTTCGTGCCCAACATCACCCTCGGCCCGGTGGTGGTTAAGGCCGCGCGCGCGGCGACGAAGCTGCCGCTGGACGTACACTTGATGATCGTCGAGCCCGAGCGCTACGTGGAAGCGTTCGCGGCCGCCGGCGCCGACGTGATCAGCGTCCACGTCGAGGCCAGCACGCACCTTCAGCGGACCCTGGCAGAGATCCGCCGGCTCGGAAAGAAGGCCGGCGTGGTGCTCAACCCGCACACTCACGAGAGCGCCATCGAGTACGTTCTGGACGATCTGGATCTGATCCTGGTGATGAGCGTGAACCCCGGCTTCGGAGGGCAGAGCTTTTTGCCCGCGGTGTTGCCGAAGATCAGCGCGCTTCGCGCGATGATCGATCGGCGCAAGCTGAGCATCGACCTGGAGGTGGACGGCGGCGTGGCGCCCGACACGGCGGCCCGGGTGGCCGGGGCCGGCGCCGACGTCCTGGTGGCGGGCTCAGCCGTCTTTGGCCAGACGGATCGCGCGGCGGCCATCGCGAGAATTCGCGAGCAGGTGAGCTGA
- a CDS encoding GNAT family N-acetyltransferase: MITRSLGKQDYDHIVQVIDRWWGGPTSSLAHPLFFYELGQLARVVEHDGILVGFLFGFVAPGPPKTGYVHLVGIHPDYRRRGVGKVLYQSFEEECRGQGAARLKAITTLGNEGSIAFHKAMGWTVTPVDDYAGPARPRLVFNKVL, encoded by the coding sequence ATGATCACGCGCTCCCTCGGCAAGCAGGACTACGACCACATCGTCCAGGTCATCGACCGCTGGTGGGGAGGGCCGACGAGCTCGCTGGCCCACCCGCTCTTCTTCTACGAGCTCGGGCAGCTGGCCCGGGTCGTGGAGCACGACGGCATCCTGGTGGGCTTTCTGTTCGGATTCGTCGCCCCCGGACCGCCGAAGACCGGCTACGTCCACCTGGTCGGCATCCACCCGGACTACCGCCGCCGCGGCGTCGGCAAGGTGCTCTACCAGAGCTTCGAAGAAGAGTGCCGAGGCCAAGGCGCGGCGCGCCTGAAGGCCATCACCACCCTGGGCAACGAGGGATCCATCGCCTTCCACAAGGCGATGGGCTGGACGGTGACCCCGGTGGACGACTACGCCGGGCCGGCTCGCCCGCGCCTGGTCTTCAACAAGGTGCTGTGA
- a CDS encoding TIGR02266 family protein: MSGQGDSRSAELRSARDARAILSEASAALQLSPDGADLERAVESVAQASSTLYELEAEGPVSQDYRSIRTAIAHLSDALGVLQGLPPRPGIDAAIEGLARTLALLYPVARTHQRRRRRVILDIFGEPDSMAGLAAPAPEPTGAPPERNDFSGANKRGRGDRVFLEVDIGFTSQSHFYTGLSRDLSRGGVFVATYRPQPPGTEVTLHFVLPDGRAVKARGVVRWTVDARGDMAPGMGISFDDLEAEDLNAIVEFCEQRSPIYHHSADD, translated from the coding sequence ATGAGCGGGCAGGGCGACTCGCGCTCGGCGGAGCTGCGATCCGCGCGTGACGCCCGCGCGATCTTGTCCGAGGCCTCAGCCGCGCTCCAGCTCTCTCCGGACGGAGCGGACCTCGAGCGGGCGGTCGAGAGCGTCGCGCAGGCGAGCAGCACGCTCTACGAGCTCGAAGCGGAGGGCCCGGTGTCCCAGGACTACCGGAGCATCCGCACGGCCATCGCCCACCTGAGCGACGCCCTCGGGGTGCTCCAAGGCCTGCCGCCGCGCCCCGGGATCGACGCGGCCATCGAGGGTCTGGCCCGGACCCTGGCGCTGCTCTATCCGGTGGCGCGCACGCATCAGCGCCGCCGGCGCCGGGTCATCCTCGACATCTTCGGCGAGCCGGACTCGATGGCGGGCCTCGCCGCACCGGCGCCCGAGCCCACGGGCGCGCCGCCGGAGCGCAACGATTTTTCCGGCGCCAACAAGCGTGGTCGCGGTGATCGGGTGTTCCTCGAGGTGGATATCGGCTTCACCAGCCAGTCCCACTTCTACACCGGGCTCTCGCGGGACCTGTCCCGCGGCGGCGTGTTCGTCGCGACCTACCGGCCTCAGCCGCCCGGCACGGAGGTGACTCTCCATTTCGTCCTGCCCGATGGGCGCGCCGTCAAGGCGCGGGGCGTGGTGCGCTGGACGGTCGACGCGCGCGGCGACATGGCCCCGGGCATGGGAATCTCCTTCGACGACCTGGAAGCGGAAGATCTGAACGCGATCGTGGAGTTTTGCGAGCAGAGGTCCCCGATCTACCACCACTCGGCGGACGACTGA
- a CDS encoding cyclic nucleotide-binding domain-containing protein gives MPTTVDIAELRSIGLFGALSDEVLAHLAASLTVSTPPAGTVVFREGDEARDMFVLVDGELEVLKRSHRGIDARVAMLGPGDWFGEMSVVDVQARSATVRTLAPTRLVRITTADLDALYRYDVKSYAIIVLNLARELSRRLRVADGILADFIANVLDSYLVRRGPAAG, from the coding sequence CTGCCCACCACCGTGGACATCGCGGAGCTGCGCAGCATCGGCCTGTTCGGCGCGCTGAGCGACGAGGTGTTGGCGCACTTGGCGGCTTCGCTCACGGTCAGCACTCCACCGGCCGGCACCGTCGTGTTCCGCGAGGGCGACGAGGCGCGCGACATGTTCGTGCTCGTGGACGGCGAGCTCGAGGTCTTGAAGCGCAGCCACCGTGGCATCGACGCGCGCGTGGCCATGCTCGGCCCCGGCGACTGGTTCGGTGAGATGAGCGTCGTGGACGTGCAGGCGCGCTCGGCGACGGTGCGCACGCTGGCGCCTACCCGACTGGTCAGGATCACCACCGCCGATCTCGACGCGCTCTACCGCTACGACGTGAAGTCCTACGCCATCATCGTGCTGAACCTGGCGCGCGAGCTCAGCCGGCGCCTGCGCGTGGCCGACGGTATTCTCGCGGACTTCATCGCGAACGTGCTGGACAGCTATCTGGTGCGCCGCGGCCCCGCGGCCGGCTGA
- a CDS encoding BatC protein produces the protein MARRWLSVLLVAALFAACDLNPQPEVPSDQSGGGTGAGFGGGAGGGVQADSGFGGSSSGGAGGDGGAAGAPAGGAGGGAGFGGAGGFGGTAGGPPSDAGDAGDADIDGDTDAGDDGDTDAGDDGDTDAGDDGDTDAGDDADDDADDGALEAGSD, from the coding sequence ATGGCTCGGCGGTGGCTGTCCGTGCTGCTGGTCGCAGCGCTGTTCGCGGCGTGCGATCTGAACCCTCAACCCGAGGTGCCCTCGGACCAGTCCGGGGGCGGAACCGGTGCGGGCTTCGGCGGAGGCGCGGGTGGAGGCGTGCAGGCGGACTCGGGCTTCGGCGGCTCCAGCTCCGGCGGCGCGGGCGGGGACGGCGGCGCTGCCGGTGCGCCGGCGGGCGGTGCCGGTGGCGGTGCGGGCTTCGGCGGCGCTGGGGGTTTCGGCGGAACTGCAGGCGGACCGCCCAGCGACGCCGGCGATGCCGGTGACGCCGACATCGACGGCGACACCGACGCTGGCGACGACGGCGACACCGATGCTGGCGACGACGGCGACACCGATGCTGGCGACGACGGCGACACCGACGCCGGCGATGACGCGGATGACGACGCCGACGACGGCGCGCTCGAAGCGGGCAGCGACTGA
- a CDS encoding prephenate dehydrogenase/arogenate dehydrogenase family protein has product MKLCVVGFGLIGGSIAAASRARRPGARVVAVDASAVLASASVRALSDERVDASDGPAVERALAAADLAVLAAPVSAIEAELGRALAHARLVTDCGSTKRAIVASAESSVRRGRFVPGHPLAGGPSGGADAARADLFEGQRWILCPEAADADAFARVEAFVRALGATPVTMSAAEHDRAVALTSHVPQLLASALVVLSERRRAGAAEGPGFAGATRVAGGNPAVWRDILVTNADEIASALAELGAELSRVAGDLSRADPNAALALIESARAAQRSRG; this is encoded by the coding sequence ATGAAGCTCTGTGTCGTCGGCTTCGGGCTGATCGGTGGCTCGATAGCCGCCGCCTCTCGGGCCCGGAGGCCGGGCGCACGGGTCGTCGCGGTGGACGCGAGCGCGGTGCTCGCCTCCGCGAGCGTGCGCGCACTCTCGGACGAGCGCGTGGACGCCTCCGACGGGCCGGCGGTGGAGCGCGCGCTCGCCGCCGCGGATCTGGCCGTGCTCGCGGCGCCCGTCTCGGCGATCGAAGCGGAGCTCGGGCGCGCGCTCGCTCACGCGCGGCTGGTCACCGACTGCGGCTCGACCAAGCGCGCCATCGTCGCGAGCGCCGAGAGCTCGGTGCGGCGCGGGCGCTTCGTCCCGGGGCACCCGCTCGCGGGCGGCCCGAGCGGCGGCGCGGACGCAGCGCGGGCGGATCTGTTCGAGGGCCAACGCTGGATCCTGTGTCCGGAGGCCGCCGATGCCGACGCCTTCGCACGGGTCGAGGCATTCGTCCGCGCACTGGGCGCCACGCCGGTGACGATGAGCGCGGCGGAGCACGACCGCGCGGTGGCGCTGACCAGTCACGTCCCGCAGCTCCTGGCCAGCGCGCTGGTCGTGCTGTCCGAGCGGCGTCGTGCTGGGGCTGCCGAGGGGCCCGGATTTGCCGGCGCAACGCGCGTCGCGGGCGGGAACCCAGCGGTCTGGCGCGACATCCTGGTCACCAACGCCGACGAGATCGCCTCCGCCCTCGCGGAGCTCGGCGCCGAGCTGAGCCGCGTCGCCGGGGACCTCTCGCGCGCCGACCCGAACGCCGCGCTGGCTCTGATCGAGTCGGCTCGCGCCGCGCAGCGATCCAGGGGATAG
- a CDS encoding protein kinase: protein MAMPSQPDDLIGRVVAGRYRVLGRLGQGGMGTVYLAEHEAIEKKVALKVLRAEYSAKPDLVERFQREAISASRIKHPNVLDVFDFGQLDNGCFFLAMEFLEGRDLADELESSRVLTPEHALRVVLQVCKALAVAHGKGVVHRDLKPENVFLQLTADGEETVKIVDFGIAQLRSKEEAAANETSRRRLTRTGMIFGTPEYMSPEQAAGRHADLRVDIYATGIILYEMLTGAVPFTGDTFFAVLNSHMTDPLPPMRALCPDVTVSAELEGVIAKALAKKPEERFQSMRELAAALMTTPEAATLDPLARKSAIPGVSLADYDRARQTSESEISAEAKVHPLISRVDRGDGPAARADTLPVGLTRAEAPERPAGKGVWIALGLIVLAGGAVATLKLLPAPRTTASVELQATTPLPSTIVEPMQPAELIAPIPSAVAAPAGSVRLNVVSEPEGAVILKGGFQVCDKAPCEVLAAKNESLSLEAKKDKLRGTAKVLAQSDQTVTIKLTAPGNGKRAQPCYQEVIEGELKVMKPVPCK from the coding sequence ATGGCCATGCCGAGCCAGCCGGACGACCTGATCGGCAGGGTCGTCGCGGGGCGCTATCGCGTCCTCGGCCGGCTGGGGCAGGGCGGGATGGGCACGGTCTACCTGGCCGAGCACGAGGCCATCGAGAAGAAGGTCGCCCTCAAGGTGCTCCGCGCCGAGTACTCGGCCAAGCCCGACCTGGTCGAGCGCTTCCAGCGCGAGGCCATCAGCGCGTCGCGCATCAAGCACCCGAACGTGCTCGACGTCTTCGACTTCGGGCAGCTCGACAACGGCTGCTTCTTCCTGGCGATGGAGTTCCTGGAGGGGCGCGACCTGGCCGACGAGCTCGAGTCCTCCCGCGTGCTCACGCCCGAGCACGCGCTGCGCGTCGTGCTTCAGGTCTGCAAGGCGCTGGCGGTCGCCCACGGCAAGGGCGTGGTGCACCGGGACCTGAAGCCCGAGAACGTGTTCTTGCAGCTGACCGCCGACGGCGAGGAGACGGTGAAGATCGTCGACTTCGGCATCGCGCAGCTGCGCTCGAAGGAGGAGGCCGCCGCCAACGAGACCTCCCGCCGCAGGCTCACGCGCACCGGGATGATCTTCGGCACACCAGAGTACATGTCGCCGGAGCAAGCGGCGGGCCGCCACGCCGATCTACGCGTCGACATCTACGCGACGGGGATCATTCTGTACGAGATGCTCACCGGCGCGGTGCCCTTCACCGGCGACACCTTCTTCGCCGTGCTGAACTCCCACATGACCGACCCGTTGCCGCCGATGCGCGCGCTCTGCCCCGACGTGACCGTGTCGGCAGAGCTCGAAGGCGTGATCGCCAAAGCGCTGGCAAAGAAGCCCGAAGAACGCTTCCAGTCGATGCGGGAGCTGGCCGCGGCCTTGATGACCACGCCGGAGGCCGCCACGCTCGATCCGTTGGCGCGCAAGAGCGCGATCCCCGGCGTGTCGCTGGCGGATTACGATCGCGCGCGCCAGACCTCGGAGTCCGAGATCAGCGCCGAGGCGAAAGTCCACCCGCTGATCTCGCGCGTCGATCGCGGGGACGGGCCGGCCGCTCGCGCCGACACGCTTCCGGTGGGGCTGACCCGCGCCGAAGCGCCGGAGCGACCAGCGGGCAAAGGTGTGTGGATCGCGCTCGGGCTGATCGTGCTGGCGGGTGGAGCCGTGGCGACGCTGAAGCTCCTGCCGGCCCCGAGGACTACGGCCTCGGTCGAGCTCCAAGCGACCACGCCGCTGCCCAGCACCATCGTGGAGCCGATGCAGCCGGCGGAGCTGATCGCGCCGATCCCCTCCGCGGTGGCAGCGCCCGCGGGCAGCGTGCGCCTGAACGTGGTCAGCGAGCCAGAAGGCGCAGTGATCCTGAAGGGCGGCTTCCAGGTCTGCGACAAGGCGCCCTGCGAGGTGCTGGCCGCGAAGAACGAGAGCCTCTCGCTCGAGGCGAAGAAGGACAAGCTGCGCGGCACCGCGAAGGTGTTGGCACAGAGCGACCAGACCGTGACCATCAAGCTCACCGCGCCTGGTAACGGCAAGCGCGCGCAGCCCTGCTATCAAGAAGTGATCGAAGGCGAGCTCAAGGTGATGAAGCCCGTGCCCTGCAAGTGA
- a CDS encoding SAM-dependent methyltransferase, whose protein sequence is MKSRERFTFRGNLRDSRHGWLRLTPAYSLHLVRALAAERKRAELPVLDPFCGTGTTLLACAELGVPCDTVELNPFLVWLAKAKVARYDADALRDAASAVAAARESARRARAEAGWTPPLHNIERWWSRATLDALSRAWATLEAAPLGARSRDLCRLAFCRTLVGVSSASFRHQSMSFAELRVERAAEARAKVASSLGASFASVSQAAALDLPRTARHVIQADSRAVERALGERRFGTVITSPPYANRMSYIRELRPYMYWLGYLSDGKSAGELDWRAIGGTWGAATSNLSRWQAPDGAGSAYRGLARLVSRIARRSDVLSRYVERYALDMAAHLASLRRVVADGGSIHYVVGNSKFFDVVVPIEEILAAEMRAAGFSRPRVERLRKRTSKPELFEFAVSAWG, encoded by the coding sequence GTGAAGAGCCGCGAGCGATTCACCTTCCGGGGCAACCTGCGCGACAGCCGCCACGGTTGGCTCCGGCTCACGCCCGCCTACTCGCTGCACCTGGTGCGAGCCCTCGCGGCCGAGCGAAAGCGCGCGGAGTTGCCGGTGCTCGACCCATTCTGCGGCACCGGCACGACGCTCTTGGCCTGCGCGGAGCTCGGTGTGCCCTGCGACACGGTCGAGCTGAATCCCTTCCTGGTCTGGCTCGCGAAGGCCAAGGTCGCGCGTTACGACGCCGACGCGCTCCGCGACGCCGCGAGCGCAGTCGCGGCGGCCAGGGAGAGCGCTCGCCGCGCCCGTGCCGAGGCCGGGTGGACACCGCCGCTCCACAACATCGAGCGCTGGTGGAGCCGAGCGACCTTGGACGCGCTGTCGCGGGCTTGGGCGACGCTCGAGGCCGCGCCGCTCGGCGCGCGCAGCCGCGACCTGTGCCGGTTGGCCTTCTGCCGCACGCTGGTGGGCGTCTCGAGCGCGAGCTTCCGCCATCAGTCGATGTCCTTCGCGGAGCTGCGGGTGGAGCGCGCGGCCGAGGCCCGCGCGAAGGTGGCGAGCTCCCTCGGCGCGAGCTTCGCTTCGGTGTCGCAGGCCGCCGCCTTGGACCTGCCGCGCACCGCCCGGCACGTGATTCAGGCGGACTCGCGCGCCGTGGAACGAGCCCTGGGCGAGCGGCGCTTCGGCACCGTGATCACCTCGCCGCCCTACGCCAACCGCATGTCGTACATCCGCGAGCTCCGGCCCTACATGTACTGGCTCGGCTACCTGAGCGACGGCAAGAGCGCCGGGGAGCTCGACTGGCGAGCCATCGGCGGCACCTGGGGCGCGGCGACCAGCAACCTCTCGCGCTGGCAGGCGCCAGACGGAGCCGGCTCGGCCTACCGCGGGCTGGCGCGCCTGGTGAGTCGAATCGCCCGGCGCAGCGACGTCCTCTCGCGCTACGTCGAGCGCTACGCGCTGGACATGGCGGCGCACCTCGCCAGCTTGCGACGCGTGGTCGCCGACGGCGGCAGCATCCACTACGTGGTCGGCAACTCGAAGTTCTTCGACGTGGTGGTGCCCATCGAGGAGATCCTGGCCGCCGAGATGCGCGCCGCTGGCTTCTCGCGCCCGCGAGTCGAGCGCCTGCGCAAGCGCACCAGCAAGCCCGAGCTCTTCGAGTTCGCGGTCAGCGCGTGGGGCTAG
- the serS gene encoding serine--tRNA ligase encodes MLDGRWVADHLDEARAGLTRRSAETGQLLDDAGPLFLRRRELIGKTESLQARRNAANEEMSKLAKGGDKTAFAARRDELKELSAEIKSLEEQLGAVEREVEEKLLAIPNLPHASTPDGTGSDDNPVRRTWGEKPSFDFDPKPHWDVGAALGILDFERASKLSGARFSVLWGAGARLERALVAFMLDLHTREHGYTEVYPPFLVKGAALRGTGQLPKFEADLFKTFRNDPEDPDALYLIPTAEVPVTNLHADEILDGAKLPLGYTAYTPCFRSEAGSYGKDVRGLIRQHQFDKVEVVRFVAPEQGEAELELLTGHAEAVLQRLGLHYRVVSLCTGDLGFSSTKTYDLEVWLPSQNAYREISSCSWFTDYQARRAKIRYRAEPKGKARFVHTLNGSGLAVGRTLVAILEQFQQKDGSVIIPEALRAFMGTDRLTPS; translated from the coding sequence ATGCTGGACGGTCGCTGGGTCGCGGATCACTTGGACGAGGCACGTGCGGGACTCACGCGCCGCTCCGCGGAGACGGGCCAGCTGCTCGACGACGCCGGACCCCTCTTTTTGCGCCGGCGCGAGCTGATCGGCAAGACCGAGAGCTTGCAGGCGCGCCGCAACGCCGCCAACGAGGAGATGAGCAAGCTCGCCAAGGGCGGCGACAAGACCGCCTTCGCCGCGCGCCGCGACGAGCTGAAGGAGCTGTCGGCCGAGATCAAGAGCCTGGAAGAGCAGCTCGGCGCCGTCGAGCGCGAGGTCGAGGAGAAGCTCCTCGCGATCCCGAACCTGCCCCACGCCTCGACGCCCGACGGCACCGGCTCCGACGACAACCCCGTGCGGCGCACCTGGGGCGAGAAACCCAGCTTCGACTTCGACCCCAAGCCCCACTGGGACGTCGGCGCAGCGCTCGGCATCCTGGACTTCGAGCGCGCCTCGAAGCTCAGCGGAGCCCGCTTCAGCGTGCTCTGGGGCGCCGGCGCTCGTCTCGAGCGTGCGCTGGTCGCGTTCATGCTCGACCTGCACACCCGCGAGCACGGCTACACCGAGGTGTATCCGCCGTTCCTGGTCAAAGGCGCCGCGCTCCGCGGCACCGGTCAGCTACCGAAGTTCGAGGCGGACCTGTTCAAGACCTTCCGCAACGATCCCGAAGATCCCGACGCGCTCTACTTGATCCCGACCGCCGAGGTCCCGGTCACCAACCTGCACGCCGACGAGATCCTGGACGGCGCGAAGCTGCCGCTCGGGTACACGGCCTACACGCCGTGCTTCCGCAGCGAGGCCGGCTCCTACGGCAAGGACGTGCGCGGGCTCATCCGCCAGCACCAGTTCGACAAGGTCGAGGTGGTGCGCTTCGTCGCGCCGGAGCAGGGCGAAGCGGAGCTCGAGCTCTTGACCGGACACGCCGAGGCCGTGCTCCAGCGCCTGGGCCTGCACTATCGCGTGGTGTCGCTGTGCACGGGCGACCTGGGCTTCAGCTCCACGAAGACCTACGACCTCGAGGTCTGGTTGCCCTCGCAGAACGCCTACCGCGAGATCTCGAGCTGTTCCTGGTTCACCGACTACCAGGCGCGCCGAGCCAAGATCCGCTACCGCGCCGAGCCGAAAGGCAAGGCGCGCTTCGTGCACACGCTGAACGGCTCGGGGCTGGCCGTGGGTCGCACGCTGGTGGCCATCCTCGAACAGTTCCAGCAGAAGGACGGCAGCGTGATCATCCCGGAGGCGCTGCGCGCCTTCATGGGGACGGATCGGCTCACGCCGAGCTAG
- the rnr gene encoding ribonuclease R, translating into MAKPLPARGEIVRCLHEAARPLHARELATRLGVDEAAYSRLLTLLDQLSLDGTIKPIAGHRFKAQKRPDATGSSWEGLLSVHPRGFGFVSAVGQDDVYVAPDGIGGALHGDRVRVTEIGRTSRGVEGRIDAIVARRSPRLAGVLRRRGKSVWLEPDDARIRGPIVVASHAKVGNDGDAAVVSITRFPEYANENAEADLVAVLGAPGDPVVEVEKILLREQIEEEHPDGAMREAEAMAAKLSRLHAEGRVDLRHVPLPTIDPEDARDHDDAVWVERIGEGYRAWVAIADVSEYVQPGTELDAEARARGCTIYLPDRAIPMLPAALASDLCSLMPEADRLCLCVIADLDRHGVVQEFEVVEGLMRSHAMLTYPGVARALGFTETPPKSAQAEAMKKGLKALDDLARKLRKTRLARGALDLDLPEAKVVLDEQTGEPTDVVQRAQDPGVKRAYQMIEELMLLANELVAEWLGKRRCPAIYRVHGQPDEQKLERLGACAETIGLDVDLNGLLEPRGVSHFLARIAGHEKKRVLEMLLLRSLKQAQYDIANIGHFGLASAAYLHFTSPIRRYPDLLVHRAVKHVLRGGKIDTSPNAIEDLRMAATTASARERAAMEVEREVVDLYRALYMRTRIGDVLEGTVTAIVGSGVFVALDEPFVDVLVRFEVLGPDHYEASEDELSVVGLRSGDRITLGDRMLVEIEDVAVLRRMTMARRVLPERMMKQMERTGSGERGRRGREKPTAPGRGARPQRGARPAARPAPKRGGGRGKKQGGRRR; encoded by the coding sequence ATGGCAAAGCCCCTGCCCGCGCGCGGTGAGATCGTGCGCTGCCTGCACGAGGCCGCGCGGCCGCTCCACGCGCGCGAGCTCGCCACTCGGCTCGGCGTGGACGAGGCGGCGTACTCCCGTCTGCTCACCCTGCTCGATCAGCTGAGCCTCGACGGCACCATCAAGCCAATCGCCGGTCATCGCTTCAAGGCGCAGAAGCGCCCCGACGCCACCGGCTCGAGCTGGGAGGGACTGCTCAGCGTCCACCCGCGGGGCTTCGGTTTCGTCTCCGCCGTGGGGCAAGACGACGTGTACGTGGCGCCGGACGGCATCGGCGGCGCGCTGCACGGCGACCGCGTGCGCGTCACCGAGATCGGTCGCACCTCGCGCGGCGTCGAGGGACGCATCGACGCCATCGTCGCGCGGCGCAGCCCCCGGCTGGCCGGCGTGCTGCGCCGGCGCGGCAAGAGCGTGTGGCTCGAGCCGGACGACGCGCGCATCCGCGGGCCCATCGTGGTGGCGAGCCACGCCAAGGTCGGCAACGACGGCGACGCCGCCGTGGTCAGCATCACGCGCTTCCCTGAGTACGCGAACGAGAACGCCGAGGCCGATCTGGTGGCCGTGCTGGGCGCGCCGGGCGATCCGGTGGTCGAGGTCGAGAAGATCCTGTTGCGCGAGCAGATCGAGGAAGAGCACCCGGATGGCGCGATGCGCGAGGCGGAGGCCATGGCGGCCAAGCTCTCGCGGCTGCACGCCGAGGGGCGGGTCGACCTGCGGCACGTGCCGCTGCCGACCATCGATCCGGAGGACGCGCGGGACCACGACGACGCCGTCTGGGTCGAGCGCATCGGCGAGGGCTACCGCGCCTGGGTCGCCATCGCCGACGTGAGCGAATACGTGCAGCCCGGCACCGAGCTCGACGCCGAGGCGCGGGCCCGCGGGTGCACCATCTACCTGCCCGACCGCGCCATTCCCATGCTGCCCGCGGCGCTGGCCTCGGACCTGTGCTCGCTGATGCCGGAGGCGGATCGCCTCTGCTTGTGCGTGATTGCCGACCTCGATCGCCACGGCGTCGTGCAGGAGTTCGAGGTCGTCGAAGGCTTGATGCGCTCCCACGCCATGCTCACGTACCCGGGTGTGGCGCGGGCGCTCGGCTTCACGGAGACCCCGCCCAAGAGCGCGCAGGCGGAGGCGATGAAGAAGGGCCTGAAGGCGCTGGACGACCTGGCGCGCAAGCTGCGCAAGACGAGGCTCGCGCGGGGCGCGCTCGACCTGGATCTGCCGGAGGCCAAGGTGGTGCTCGACGAGCAGACCGGCGAGCCCACGGACGTGGTGCAGCGCGCGCAGGATCCGGGGGTCAAGCGCGCCTATCAGATGATCGAAGAGCTGATGCTGCTCGCCAACGAGCTAGTGGCGGAGTGGCTGGGCAAGCGGCGCTGTCCCGCCATCTACCGCGTCCACGGCCAGCCCGACGAGCAGAAGCTCGAGCGGCTCGGCGCTTGCGCGGAGACCATCGGCCTCGACGTGGACCTGAACGGCCTGCTCGAGCCCCGCGGCGTCAGCCACTTCTTGGCGCGCATCGCCGGGCACGAGAAGAAGCGGGTGCTGGAGATGCTGCTCCTGCGCTCGCTCAAGCAAGCGCAGTACGACATCGCCAACATCGGGCATTTCGGCCTGGCTTCGGCGGCGTATCTGCACTTCACTTCGCCCATCCGCCGCTATCCGGATCTCCTGGTGCACCGGGCGGTGAAGCACGTGCTCCGGGGCGGAAAGATCGACACCTCGCCGAACGCCATCGAAGACCTGCGCATGGCAGCCACCACCGCCAGCGCCCGCGAGCGGGCCGCAATGGAGGTCGAGCGCGAGGTCGTGGATCTGTACCGCGCGCTCTACATGCGGACGCGCATCGGCGACGTGCTCGAGGGCACCGTCACCGCCATCGTCGGCAGCGGCGTGTTCGTGGCGCTCGACGAGCCGTTCGTGGACGTGCTCGTGCGCTTCGAGGTGCTCGGTCCCGATCACTACGAGGCGAGCGAAGACGAGCTCAGCGTGGTGGGCTTGCGTTCCGGAGATCGCATCACGCTCGGGGATCGCATGCTGGTCGAGATCGAGGACGTCGCCGTCTTGCGACGCATGACGATGGCACGGCGCGTGCTCCCGGAGCGGATGATGAAGCAGATGGAGCGCACCGGCTCGGGCGAGCGCGGCCGGCGCGGCCGCGAGAAGCCTACAGCGCCCGGGCGTGGGGCTCGCCCCCAGCGCGGCGCACGCCCGGCGGCACGGCCGGCTCCCAAGCGCGGCGGCGGTCGCGGCAAGAAGCAGGGCGGGCGGCGGCGCTAG